From the genome of Nitrosopumilus sp., one region includes:
- a CDS encoding DNA repair helicase: MGLREIELKEEYRSDRDDIVSEFFFPCLGNCIEYNRCVDFLSIQTLTTIAMAFENFSEGKAKLRMITGHRFRTSDLNIFTKMFSEKSSKQFKGKMIKDSKINQLQSIVDIGQIELKIAIPNSEQVADSFSERIGIFRDEYDQKVAFTGTSKESFSTQTRDFESVDVFTSWNDKSRVERKMKDFEDLWKNKTKYVQVYDFMKAEENSLLKYSSDWIF, from the coding sequence TTGGGATTAAGAGAAATTGAATTAAAAGAAGAATATCGTTCGGATAGAGACGACATTGTGTCAGAATTTTTCTTTCCTTGCCTAGGTAACTGCATAGAATACAACAGATGTGTAGATTTTTTATCCATTCAGACATTGACGACAATCGCCATGGCGTTTGAGAATTTTTCTGAAGGAAAAGCAAAACTAAGAATGATTACAGGGCACAGATTTAGAACCAGTGACCTTAATATTTTCACAAAGATGTTTTCTGAGAAATCCTCCAAGCAGTTTAAAGGCAAGATGATCAAAGACTCCAAAATCAATCAACTTCAGAGTATCGTAGACATAGGTCAAATAGAGCTGAAAATTGCAATTCCAAATTCAGAGCAAGTTGCAGATTCATTCTCAGAGCGAATTGGAATATTCAGAGACGAGTATGATCAGAAGGTTGCATTCACTGGAACTTCAAAAGAATCATTTTCTACCCAGACAAGGGATTTTGAATCTGTAGACGTTTTTACATCATGGAATGACAAGTCAAGAGTAGAAAGAAAGATGAAAGATTTTGAAGATCTTTGGAAAAACAAAACAAAATATGTTCAGGTGTATGATTTTATGAAGGCAGAGGAGAACAGTCTTTTAAAATATTCATCAGATTGGATTTTTTAA
- a CDS encoding P-II family nitrogen regulator (indirectly regulates nitrogen metabolism; at high nitrogen levels P-II prevents the phosphorylation of NR-I, the transcriptional activator of the glutamine synthetase gene (glnA); at low nitrogen levels P-II is uridylylated to form PII-UMP and interacts with an adenylyltransferase (GlnE) that activates GlnA), giving the protein MKKIEALIRNSKLYSVKDALEQVGIKGMTVYEVKGLGIQKGVTHGGRPGTVSGSELNPKTKIEIVCDDDDVTKIISTIAESAKTGSIGDGKIFVHAIEDSMRIRTGEKGSDAV; this is encoded by the coding sequence ATGAAAAAAATTGAGGCACTAATTAGAAACTCAAAACTTTACTCTGTAAAAGATGCCCTAGAGCAAGTTGGAATAAAGGGAATGACAGTATATGAGGTAAAGGGACTGGGAATTCAAAAGGGAGTTACCCACGGAGGCAGACCTGGAACAGTATCTGGATCTGAGTTGAATCCCAAAACTAAAATTGAGATAGTTTGTGATGATGATGACGTAACAAAAATTATTTCCACCATAGCAGAATCTGCAAAGACAGGTAGTATTGGAGACGGAAAGATCTTTGTCCATGCAATTGAGGATTCGATGAGAATCAGAACAGGTGAAAAAGGATCAGATGCAGTTTAG
- a CDS encoding Lrp/AsnC family transcriptional regulator: protein MVKAYVMMNCDLGSEVEIIKSLEKIGGIKEVHGILGLYDLIAQIELDSEDAIQNTVTKIIRKMPKIHSTMTLTQSESEELFRKSGMPQEVMCPSQAYLVIHCDKGNEFSILKDLCHISEIRDADVVFGMYDVICKIESSDEGSLQNIILKKVRRLPKIKSCMTLKILN, encoded by the coding sequence ATGGTAAAAGCATATGTGATGATGAACTGTGATCTTGGTTCAGAGGTCGAGATCATAAAATCTTTGGAAAAAATAGGGGGGATAAAGGAAGTACATGGAATTCTTGGACTATATGATCTAATTGCACAAATAGAATTGGACTCAGAGGATGCAATTCAAAACACAGTCACAAAAATAATTCGAAAGATGCCAAAAATTCATTCTACCATGACCCTTACACAATCTGAATCCGAAGAATTATTCAGAAAATCAGGAATGCCGCAAGAAGTTATGTGCCCATCTCAAGCATATCTTGTCATTCATTGTGACAAGGGAAATGAGTTTTCCATATTAAAAGATCTTTGTCACATATCAGAGATCAGAGATGCAGACGTGGTGTTTGGTATGTATGATGTAATTTGTAAAATAGAGTCATCAGATGAGGGATCTCTACAAAACATCATTCTAAAAAAAGTTAGAAGACTGCCCAAAATTAAATCATGCATGACCCTCAAAATATTAAATTGA